TCCTTCTGTACTATTGAAAGGTTTGGACTACCtccaaacagtttttaatATACTTATTGAGGACCAATATCATATGCTTGAGAATGAAGCTGCGTCTTTTATCCCGTATCTTCTGACCAAGGTAATTGAACAGTTTACAAGAGAATTGACAAGTTTGAAACATCATGCATCAAATATTTCTATCGAATGATAACATATTAACAGATAGGCGACTCAAAGGATACTGTACGGAATGGCGTTCGTgctttatttaaacaaattgcTTTAGTATTCCCAGTGagcaaattattttcttatgtTATGGAGGGTATCAAGTCCAAGAATGCTCGCCAAAGAACAGGTATGCATTTAAGTCAGTTTATCCCAATTTCTGCATGTtgttaattgtaaaaaattaatttcggcTATTCCTTTCTCCAGAATGCCTTGATCAATTAGGTTCACTAATTGAAAACTATGGAGTATCTGTATGCCAACCCAATGCATCTGTAGCTTTGAAGGAAGTTGCCAAACAAATCGCCGACAGGGACAATTCTGTGCGTAATGCAGCACTCAATTGCATCGTGCAGGCATACTTCCTTGAGGGAGAAAGAGTCTATAAACTTATTGGACAggtgaaattaattaacatCTAATTCCTACTTtaacaaataatatttcatcccAAATGTACAAATACTTACATGTGCTCGCACGACAATAGATTTCCGAAAAGGATCAATCGTTGTTAGATGAGCGTATCAAGAGAGCCGCAAAGAATCGTCCGACAAAATCTGCTTCTTCAGCTAGAATTGTCGTCCCCCCTACCGCCGTCACCAACCATGTGTCAGATGACGGTGAACCCGATTTTGATGAAGAAGATGAGGAACCATTTGAACAGGAGCCAGAGCCAGTGCACGATCCGTAAGTTACTCTacgaaatcttttttttcccttcaacTGTCAAGTAATGCGAAACCTTTATCTTATGCAATATATTCTCCATTTACATTTTGCTATTTGCTGTCTACATGTAATGTTCCAgcttacttacaattagaataGAGGAAATTAATTACACATTAATCTTCTTTCTtagtattataatataatatttaaatgtatattatgtagcagttgaacatttttgtaaataagAATTGTATGCgatgaaattttcttatttaacATATCTGACCTTTCTTTCACATCGTTAACATCATCATAAACTCTGATTATTTGAAAGCTTGATAAGTATTTTTGCCAAATTTGCATTCATCGCTGATTATTCATCATTATAAACTACTCATCAAGTTGTCTGATTGCATGCGCTTGCTTTTCTAATGGCTCTACAGAAGCAACGATCAGAAAAAACCAATGGTAAAGGAAGCGAGTTGTGAGGTCATCGAAGGCATTCCGCAAGTTGATTTAGTTGAGCCAGTGCAAGGGGATGAACCTTGCGAAAAACATGAACTTCAGGGAATACAATCTTCACAAAATCATCAGCCCGATAATTTGCATCATGATAATGTTGAAACGTTTGTCtttctcatcatttttttacgTGTGTTTCTACCTTTTGGGTGCTTTGCCAAACAGGTTATAGATACTAACATGTAGCTTTGTGACAAACTCAAATCACTAAGTTCGACTTTTTTTTGCTCACAAATTAATTTGCGGACGAAAGGACAGTTTCATCTTGCtcgcaaaattaattttatcatattgATCTTGAATGAATCCGTAAGTATGTTTGAATGAAATGTAGGTTTGGAAAATActtacaattttgtacaagCTTAATTAAGGTGTGTTGGTTGTATCAGTGTATTGTTGTGTTTAATTTTGACAGAAAAATGTCAAACGTGTTACGTACATGTCCGTATATTTGTTAATTATATGTTCTTTGAAACTCCTTGCACGTTACCATCTCAAAACTATCTGACAATGCATTATGTTTTTCCTGTACATCTCATTCTCCTGAGCTCACTAACTGCGACCAATGTGTGGGGTTTTATTTCGTAAGGAATCCCTAATCTGATTTGTTTATAGTGAATGAATGATCAGTTCATAGACGTGAACTTTGGATCTTCCTTATACACCTATTGGTACAATTTACGTATTGCTAATCTCTTTTGTTCCGAGTATTTCGCTTATAGGTAACATCTGGAGTACAATTATCTATTATAGATGTAGAGTTGTTGGTATTGAGTTATGTCTCCTCAGACGGaaacgtacatttttttttatcacacaatatacaatttattccagAGTCCCAGCGCAACAGATACGTCCTAAAGTTTCTGGACCATTTGGCCTTGATTTGGAATGGTTAGAAAAAATTGAGTCAAGTGCTCCAGTAAAAGTTCGTAATCCAAAACTTATAGAACTTAGTCTCTCAGACCTAAATGAACCAGTGAAGTTGTTGAATCCTACAGCAACACAGTGAGTGTTCAAACTTGGATAATTTACTTTGCTATCATTATTTGACTTTTAGGTACTGAATTATTGggataattttcagaataattCCCATTTCCCCACCAAAACTGTTGGTGCCAAAATCTGCAGTTCTGTCCTCGTTAACATCGCAGATTGAAAAAGATGATACTTTGGATCGTGAAATATTAGCAATGGCTAGTAATGATCTTCAGGTTGCGTTCCAGGCACTGAGCAAAGTGGATGGTGTTAGTGTCTGACCCTTAATTGATTTTATACTTCATATTCTGCGATCTGCATACTGAATAGAATGAATGAACAATTTGTTTTGCAGATATTAAAATCACACCAGGCTAATTTGCTTCAAACAAAGGAAGATAAGTTTATTGGTGCTGCAAATATGCAGTTAAAAATTCTGCAAAATTATCCCTTGCATTCGGGAATTCCGGATGTATcaaaatgtttcagaaataCTTTTATGGTGATACTTTCGGTAAGAATTTGTTATATGTCTAGtaaattattgcaaattttattctaatcatttatcattatcattattattttatacagtTTTACAACTCCGGTATTCTTGGCAAAAATGTGTCCGCACTACAATTGAAAGAGCTTGTGGACCAACTGATCAGTTTACTtgcagaaaataaattagatCAGTTAAATGATGTTGATGCTTATAATCGTGTGATCAATACCATTGTTGTCAAAGTGATAGATTGTTCAAATCACACAACAATTATTTGGTGagttataataatttctaCCCAATATTAACACTGAATAATGCGATCTTTATCGTGTAACAATATGAAACATCATTCCAGTGTTCTGATAAAACTACTTCACGGTTGTGCACAATCTAATGCACTTCCAAAATACGAAGAATTGGTAATGAAGTGTTTATGGAAAATAGTTAAGATTATGCCAAGCTGGGCTGCAGATTTAGATTACGATCCAATTCTTCGAGAAGTACACTATTTCCTGAAAGTAAGTAATCCCCACATAACAATAAGATTTTAGTACACCAAATTTACGTTACTTCTGATTCGTGCTGTTTAATTTTGCCGTTAAATGCAACTTACGATTTGTTCAATTTAAAGGATTATCCAACCACGTGGTGGAAGAAGAGAAGATCCGATACTGCCCTGCGCACGGTTAAAACAGTACTTCATAGCATGACCCGAGTAAAAGGAAATGCCATTTTAAATCACATGAGCTTAATAACCAACAAAGACGAGTCGGAATTGTATTCTTACCTTATAAGGCTTGTTGCGGTGAGTTGATACAATGTGTTGGAAATTGCTTGTTGCACTATGAGTTTACTgcgaacaaaaatatttatctcaaaaaattattttcagacacTGAAACCAGATGACACTAATACACAGTCGCGAGCGTCATCAAAGTCTGCTACCGTTGGTAGAACACAAAAGCACTTGTCTAAATTAACACATCAGCAGttgtctgaaatatttaaaaaaattggatcaAAACATCATACACAAGAGGTAGACATGAAAAGATGATTACTTACAATATTGACGTTTAACAGTTGCTTGAAAATTGATGTACTCAATACACAAATGCCAATTTTCCTTAGGGGCTTGCACAACTGTATGATTTTAAACTGCAGTATCCGGAGGCGGATATTTATGTGCAACCATTCCTACTTAaatctcatcagtttttccaAGACTACATCGAACAGGGGTTGCGAGATATTGACCAAGCAAGAAAAAGTCAAACCCCTATTTTACAGACAAATAATCAATATGCCACAGGTATTTCTGGTAATTTCAATATATGAATTATGCAGAAAAATTACGTAAAAATCAGTTTATTGCTTAAGGCGATCAGTGGTGGAATATTAACTTTTTCCAGATATTTCTGGAGTTCCTAGATCTCTTGCAGAAGAAAAAACTATGATGGATCCTATGTCCAGGCTTGAGAGATTACGGAATCTAGAGGCCCAGTGTAAACCGCCACCGGATCAATCAAACCAAACATGAGAAAACTCTCTGTATACTTCAGTAATATTTTAGGTAAGCCTTAGAGGATAATGCGGCGGCATATTCAACACTTACAAGTTTACTTAAGATTTTACATTCTGTACATGGAATTTTACCGATTGTCATACaatttgaaacgtgaaaaccaAATGTTTGAGGGAAAGTTACGTACATTAATAAACttaaatattttatgtgtaaaaaatcTCTTTCAGCGTTGCAGTGCTTAAGTAACTGGATTACAAAGTATAGCAAACAGTCTATAATCACGTACCTAACATTATAACCTCGACGTCCAATGCGAGATTAACAGTAGCTGTTTTGATCTATTTCCTCAGTAGTTGTGTATAGTTGACACTACTATAAATGATGTATTGTTGATGTGTTATGATATTAATGGTATTTATGAGTAAATTACAGAAGCAATTAAAAGTATATACGTGAAAAGGTAGTTGGTGATTTGAGACTGATTTTGTAActgatttaaaattatgttattTTCCTAATAAATCATTTGGCTTTtaatttacatacatatatcatttTGAAGTCACGCAAAATTTGAACGccacatttttattcattatttggGTGGtgcaaaattataaatcacTCATTTAACATAAAGATACTTTTACATCACGCACGGTAAGTGGAAATTAATGAATCTCAAAGGTagatcaatttatttatgtacattgtGCCTATGAAATCTGGTGCAGTATTATTATAAGTCATAGTTGAGTATCTTACCAGAACTCTGAAAGCAATATATATTCCACTCACTGATGACGATTActagaaatatttatttcgttgGTTGAGTttacagtaaaaataaatcattaatACTTTGTTCATTTTagttagaaaaatataatacatataaagtaaaatgatacaaataggaagaaaaatagaTCCAATCTGTTATGCTATTGATAAAACTTTACACAATAAGTCTAAAATTTATAGAACAGCATTGACAGCAATGGAATCAATACCGACGACACCTTTATTATTAGTTACACAAAATCATATCTTTTCACTGGAGCAACGTTGGtgagtaaaaatataaatcattcTAGAGTATTAACTCCATTCACAGTAGTGTTGCGTTTTATACTTGCGCACCCAAGTATATATCATCGTGGATTCACGTTTGGCGTAAAAATGCTATGCAGTATGTATTATCTTCACCAGAATGGAATATTCgtgtagaaaaatgattttatctGCAGTCCTTATgactaaaaaataatcacagtGCTCTCTAAATAACGGCTCGTAGTGATAGGATCAGGTAACGCTTTGCTCTCTAGAAaggcatgtatgtacatacactttagtgtataattaaaaaatactaaaaatacGATGTGACAACGGTTAGTAAAAATGGCAACAATTTTACTGTATAGATGGGATGTTTAACACTATTTCATACTGTGTTTAACGTCATAAACACATAACATTATCATAAATTATTAATAGGCTGCATTCTTTCAATTAAGTCTTCTAATGCCTACACATCTTCCGTTGGATTAACAAATAATGCGGTTATCGCGAACAGCAGAAATACTACACCTCCGATAATTGtaactgaaaataatatagACAGTCAACAGATCAGATTTTTAACTGCTGAAATGGAATGTTATTCAACTGGTTTTCACAAATTTACATTGGACACATAATTGAATAAAGTAAACGCGGATGTCGTGAAGATGCATGATCATAGAACGTTTTTGATATTATACCTGTTCGAACTGATATTTTTTGTGCTATCATACGCCCACCAAGGACAGCCAATCCTGTGCAAAATGCATGTCCTAAAATTCCACCTAATGTGACACCGTAAACATCCTAAAAAAACAATATGTTTTTTCATGAAACAAAGTTCTGTTTATGAGAATGGTTGCATAATTTCTCATATTACAACTCAATAATAATGTAAGTAACAACAAATAATGTAGTTCACCTCTCGAGCTGCAAGGATGATTGTAGTGAGTTGCGAACGATCTCCCCATTCCGCAACAAATGTGAGAGTGAAAGCTTGTATGAAAATTCTCGAGATTAGTAACCATACGCTGTTCGATTTTGTTGTTTTCCTAATTACTCCAGTTTCTGGATCCTGGACGATACTAGTACTGGCTTCTTTTTCATACTGAAATCAATTCCCAAGTACTCCTGCTTATTTACAATAAAGATTTAATGAGAAGAGCTACGAATTAGTAGGTAGCCATCTGATCTGAAGACAGTAATACTTAGTTCAAATACTGCATCACATACTTCATCCTCTCTTTTCCGTAAGTCTAACTGCACCTCTTCCAGTTCTTCTTGACCTTCGTTTGGCGACATGTAGTAACCATCGCGTAGCATCTTTAGACCAAACAGTGCGAAAAGAGCGGTAGAAATGTAGTAGGTATAGGCTCGTGGAATTATGGTTGCGGCATAACCGAATACAactgtggagaaaattttttattgagaaaGTTCTGCTCATGCTTATACTCTAAAAGCGCACTATatagttattaaaaaatacctAGCATcttatgaatcttttctcactGTTTTCAAAAGATACATGTGATGTTTAAAGTTTATATGACTAGTTATATACTTTGAGACAATAACTGGTAGAATCATAAAGAGGCAAAGAatgggaaataaattttttcaactgtacCAGATAGAACAGTCATCAAAGCGAGGGCACTTATAGCACCGGAAAAAACAGTAAGTCGTGGATGTCGCATAGCCATGATAGCTGCAATGAAGAAAGTTTTGTCCCCAAGTTCAGAGACAACGATGACAGAGAGCGAGGCAACAAAGGCATGTAACAGACCTAAGTTGCCTTTAGGCTGAGTCGACGTTGTGTCAGCGGAATTCTGTAAATAATCATAGACAACAATTTTGGGGTGGATGAGAAAAGAACAGGTTTTCGACTCAGAAATACACTTACCATTGAAGAGCTTGCAAAAGTCTGGCCCACATCTTCGAAGGGCGATTTTTCGGCAAAAACAACGGAGGTTaggtatgaaataaatatgccAAGTGAAATGACATTTCGGCGTCCAATATTGGGGTACATTTTGTATTGTTGTAGCTCTATAACCTGGGGCTGTTAAGTGTGGAAAGATTAGAGAAAATGTGAGATAACTGTCCCATCGATAACGCAGAATAATCACAGCCCTGTTGCTCATTCActttatatacgtacatatatacgtggATCCGTAGATTTAAAACGTGGCGTGCAAACAATTCACACCGACATAAAGATCGATGTGGTTACACGACGAATACATGTGATATTTCAATACAATAGTTTAAAACTCCATTCGCACGCTCTCTTTATTCACGTAAAAATCACGTGACATTTATCGTGAATTTACAACAGTCCATAATTGTAAGAATCGTGGTAAAAACTACTATACGGCTAGTTTTTTTCAGAGTTAATCAATCGTAGATTGTGTACCAGTGCAAATATTGATGGAGATCACACGCACAGTAATTCATGAAAGAGTTCTATAGTAATTCATGAGTATCGCGTTCATATGTATTTTCCTCTTCTTGTTCGTCGTTTTATCAATAGACGGCGTTGCGAGCGATTCTTATTTCTTTAAAACAAGTTTTATTAGAAATGTTCGTAGACGAAAACGCTTCGGGGTTCAATCTCAGACCTGTCCAAAATCAAAATCCTAAAAACCGATGAAATTACAGATATTGAGTCGTGCGTTCTCCGCTTATCAGACCCAAATGTTGTAGGTCCCCTGCACTTCGTCGATCCCAATGCCTGTTATTGTACAATTGAAAGGTTCATAGGTAACTGGTATTTGAAATGCAAAATTATCATGTTCTATTCATTCATATCGATAATTGGCGAGTGATTAAATCAAATCTGTAAAGAATAATGTCAATCGACGGAGAAACTAGgactattgttattaaaattgcaaaaattgatttactaATAGAAGGCTGGCGAACGAAAATCTCTGCATAGATGTAAGAAAATCAGCGTTAGGGAGACGATAAGCGCGCATCGATATAATACAGAATTGATAATGAGAGATCAAAGATTATAAGCACAGCCATCAgttgttataaaaaatgttcttCGCTGTAGCAAAAAACCTACAACtgggtataaaaattttttcactccgCTTATATTGGTGAATTCTATGCAGATTTAAATGAGCACAAGGTTGCCACGTTAATTAACTCATTAGCGCAGCGCAAATTGTTGCACTTGTAAGTATGTTTTTAAGAATGAAAGCAAATCAACTATTTCCTAACGTTAACAGACGCTCCCGATAAGACTTTATTATCAATTCACACACGATACAAAATGCGATTGCCGTCGAGTGTTGTATTAACAGGCTTTGGAAGGGAATGTATGTTATACGAACGCATACCGTAATTCCTTATTACTTCATCGTAAGTGTTTTCAGCTGTATACCGtacaaaattttgacgatATTACAAGTTTTTTGTAAGCATGCATCAGATTCTTATCACAAGCACTGTATTTCCAAGCTaggattttttattctattcatgaaaatttagttgaataaattttatcgcaTATACGACATCACTTATGTACGTTAGTCAatagaaatgaatatttattaaatattcgtCAGGTGTGTTGCTCTTCACATTCACACATATATTTACAGAGCCAGGAAGCTTATTTAATACTGCCTTATTTAATGTGCGTTCAACTTTGTTCCTTTGGCAATGCGCGTCACGTGTGACGTCATTATCGCCATTTGCGGCTACGTAGAATTCTTATGTCAGTTTACACGGTGCACCGAACACCACATAGCAAAACGTTGTAGCACATACATACAATAGCGACAGATAAGAGCGTTGAtatcgaaataaaatgaatttacgcgtgattttttaaacctcaCGGCATAAAGAGAAACTATCTCACTTTCAACGTTTGTACATCTATTAACGTAAAACTGTAACACTGGTCCTCGGTCTTCTTATTGCAGCAGTGTACATGACTTGGCCCACGCATCCCTCGAGGATATGCGCGCAGCATTTGCCTCGTTACGCGATAATGATCCAGATGTCGTTATGCCTGAAAAATACAATGAAGAACAGAAAGTCGAGAGTGCGGTATGATTCGTATTACGCAATTAAAAGAGCGGGCGAAACACACATgggaattttcaaaaaatttctgtaaaatctCATCCGTCTTGGGGACAAGCGTTAACGAATTAGGCCAGAGTTTGGCCAAGCGATGATAATATTGGCACGGCTGTACAAACCACTTGGTAGTCGTAGCATGTCAGTGCTTACTAAAACCATCTACGTGAAGCCTGTTTGATTTTCCGATCGGGTAGCTAATAGCAGGAAATGGCGGCCTTCGAAGAACCAGCAGTTTGGATTTGGTTGGTTAGTAACGTTTTCGTCGTTACACTGCAAAGAACTCGCGTCGCCCCGCGAACGTTCTCTCAGAATGAGTAAAAACCGCGGCGAGAACGTATAAAATCGCACAGGTGCACAATAGGTATTCCTCACGCGAATGCAATTTGCTTAAAACAGTCAAAAAATTCTGCAACGGGCCGGTTTGAAcgagagaattaaaaaaaaaaaaacaacaagtaACAGAAAGAATAAATCGCAAAAAAGAACCAAAATTAAACATTGTCAAATCATCCGCGTAGCAGAATATCTTGCAATTAATCAAACCACGCTACGTAACGTCCGATTGAAATTTAGCTAAACATGTCAGAGAATTGCACTGAACCGAAATTCTCAGACTCTTTATAGCCGTCAGAACGCGACCGGAGCTTTTCGGCGTCCGACCATTACTGCAGTTACCACTGTGAACCAAGACGAAAGGAGACAAGCCGATTTCGCCTGAGTCAATCCGAATATACTCGAATAGCAAGCATGTACGTATTAACAAGATGAACCTAAGCTGTCAAAGGGCACGCACTCGTAGTTCTATGGGCGTTTGTCTATCCGCGGCTTCAACTGCGGCTGTGCCGCGCctgttgaaattgatttttgcgCACGTGCGCTCAACAGATTGATCCCGCGACGTTTCGTGTCGTGTTAAAGTTGGTGTTTCAAGTTAACCAAGTTCGattaatatttacatatacgTTCGACCGATATTCACACCGGTTTCAATCTACTTTACCAATAAGACACTGCAATaccgtataatattataattatggaaaaaattcatcgagtGAAACAGTTGGAGTCGCGAAGCAGAGACGACCATTGATTGACTTGTTATTGACTACATCTTGACGGAAGCTTGCGTCAAAGTTTCATCCCGGATTATCTGTATTGATAAAACCAAACTCTTACAGTAAGGAGAATTTCCTTTTGGTCTTAGTAATGTATAGAGGCTTGTTTTACAAAGCTTGCatgatgatattttttcacatagcTTTATTTCGAACGTCAGCCAGCCTTTCTGCGGTATTATACGGCTCGACGAAGAAACACAAGTCGAACACACGTTTTCTCGAGCCACTGATATCACACGTCTTTCCTGGTTAATTGATCAAGGCAATTTAGCGCGGCGTTAACTAAG
This genomic stretch from Neodiprion pinetum isolate iyNeoPine1 chromosome 6, iyNeoPine1.2, whole genome shotgun sequence harbors:
- the LOC124222239 gene encoding putative divalent cation/proton antiporter TMEM165; the encoded protein is MYPNIGRRNVISLGIFISYLTSVVFAEKSPFEDVGQTFASSSMNSADTTSTQPKGNLGLLHAFVASLSVIVVSELGDKTFFIAAIMAMRHPRLTVFSGAISALALMTVLSVVFGYAATIIPRAYTYYISTALFALFGLKMLRDGYYMSPNEGQEELEEVQLDLRKREDEYEKEASTSIVQDPETGVIRKTTKSNSVWLLISRIFIQAFTLTFVAEWGDRSQLTTIILAAREDVYGVTLGGILGHAFCTGLAVLGGRMIAQKISVRTVTIIGGVVFLLFAITALFVNPTEDV